Proteins from a genomic interval of Desulfobacterales bacterium:
- a CDS encoding aminotransferase class V-fold PLP-dependent enzyme has protein sequence MAKLIYLDNGATSYPKPEEVYAFMDSFFRDFGVNPGRSGYDMCMETGALVDNTREMMTDFFGGTDPNRLCFGYNSTDALNLIIFGLLQSGDHAISTTVEHNSVLRPLYHQSQLHGVEVDYVPFDDKGFVDPDDIKRKIKSNTRLVIINHVSNVIGTVQPVAAIGRICREQGVVFAIDASQSAGKVPIDIDKMHIDVVAFTGHKSLMGPTGIGGLYVREGIDIRHTRAGGTGVRSADRMHLDDYPYRLEYGTGNVMGIAGLHAGLKWIAQKGIDNIHAHEMKLARMVRDGLTAIDGVTLHCQDDLSDHISVLSFNVDGMEALDTGTLLDGEYEIACRTGLHCAPLVHEQLGTDKIGGSVRIGIGPFNTEAHMKTTIEAVSEIAEFKKKK, from the coding sequence ATGGCAAAACTTATTTATCTTGACAATGGCGCCACTTCTTACCCTAAACCGGAAGAGGTCTACGCGTTCATGGACTCATTTTTCCGGGACTTTGGCGTCAATCCGGGACGCTCCGGTTATGACATGTGTATGGAAACCGGCGCACTGGTGGATAACACCCGCGAGATGATGACCGATTTTTTCGGGGGCACGGATCCCAACCGGCTATGCTTTGGCTATAACTCCACCGATGCGCTTAATTTGATCATTTTCGGTCTGTTACAATCGGGCGATCATGCCATTTCAACAACCGTAGAGCACAATTCGGTGCTGAGACCGCTGTATCATCAGAGCCAATTGCATGGCGTGGAAGTTGACTATGTTCCCTTCGATGACAAAGGCTTTGTCGACCCGGACGATATCAAGCGAAAAATCAAATCCAACACCCGTCTGGTCATTATCAACCATGTCTCCAATGTCATCGGCACGGTTCAGCCGGTTGCCGCCATTGGCCGCATCTGCCGCGAGCAGGGTGTCGTCTTTGCCATCGATGCCTCCCAATCCGCCGGCAAGGTGCCGATCGACATCGACAAAATGCACATTGATGTTGTCGCCTTTACCGGCCATAAATCCTTGATGGGACCCACCGGCATCGGCGGTCTTTACGTTAGAGAAGGCATTGACATCCGGCATACTCGCGCCGGCGGCACAGGGGTTCGATCCGCTGACCGTATGCACCTGGACGATTATCCTTACCGGCTCGAATATGGCACCGGAAATGTCATGGGTATTGCCGGATTGCATGCCGGCTTGAAGTGGATTGCGCAAAAAGGCATCGATAACATTCATGCCCATGAAATGAAGCTGGCGCGTATGGTGCGCGATGGCCTCACGGCCATAGATGGCGTGACACTGCATTGTCAAGATGATTTGAGCGATCATATCAGTGTTCTCAGTTTTAACGTCGACGGCATGGAAGCGCTCGATACCGGCACCCTGTTGGATGGCGAGTATGAGATTGCCTGCCGCACCGGACTTCACTGCGCGCCTCTGGTCCACGAGCAATTGGGCACCGATAAAATCGGCGGATCGGTCCGCATCGGCATCGGCCCGTTTAACACCGAAGCGCACATGAAAACCACTATCGAGGCTGTCAGCGAAATCGCCGAGTTCAAAAAAAAGAAGTAA